A part of Mesoplodon densirostris isolate mMesDen1 chromosome 10, mMesDen1 primary haplotype, whole genome shotgun sequence genomic DNA contains:
- the LOC132497924 gene encoding acireductone dioxygenase-like encodes MVQAWYTHKSGNDPQWPHRGEPGRLVALEQLRGLGVLYCKLDADKYENDPELEKVRKEKKHSWMDIITICKDVLPNYKEKIKMFYEEYLHLDDDEIRYILDGSGYFDVRDKEDSYNQDFKF; translated from the coding sequence ATGGTGCAGGCCTGGTACACGCACAAGTCGGGCAATGACCCGCAGTGGCCCCACCGCGGGGAGCCCGGGCGCCTGGTCGCCCTGGAGCAGCTGCGCGGGCTCGGGGTCCTTTACTGTAAGCTGGATGCTGACAAATATGAGAATGATCCAGAATTAGAAAAGGTCcgaaaagagaaaaaacactcCTGGATGGACATAATAACCATATGCAAAGACGTACTACcaaattacaaagaaaagatTAAGATGTTTTATGAGGAGTATTTACACCTGGACGACGACGAGATTCGCTACATCCTGGACGGCAGTGGGTACTTCGATGTGAGGGATAAAGAGGACAGTTACAATCAAGACTTCAAATTTTAA